In Triticum aestivum cultivar Chinese Spring chromosome 5B, IWGSC CS RefSeq v2.1, whole genome shotgun sequence, the following proteins share a genomic window:
- the LOC123116112 gene encoding protein ROLLING AND ERECT LEAF 2-like, whose amino-acid sequence MGTTASKQDRNTALQLCKGRLKHIEQAIDARYALSAAHLSYEQSLRNVGVALRQFVESHHEGDPDKSPRSSSALPSPLPPADNSKISLLKVPRHSDISRLRSEVSPSLTVTVNPSDGDASFIKKGQPILTSVSPPLSPEFCPPWDFFEPNDVSENVATHVSENCEATLDDFGHADDFGHADGRDQASSIKNTSQIAEVQEQLGTHGCKDLDDNFEHLKSNRNDCNEIEIADTDLPNDSSLHKEPDQVQTQNVEGQNPTRTTDKRKIEAHSVDKVNVPKISTEREEERGSSITSVSKDFLSDVKELERQFARAAECCHGVSRMLETRKIRLSFSTKITGKPSCALSLSASLLCCNAGNVASHESEQHVTKVIAWNRSLSSRSSSYKNPLFSAQKDDDPPESISDFVEEFCMISGSHASSLDRLYAWEIKIYHELKNIESIQQIYDEKCAQLSHQCARDADARQVDKTRFTIKGLYSRLVVGTEVLYSISKTIEKLRDEELQPQLLELLQGQTRMWRVLEEVHQMQQKITSPTDAKLPAMSPPSESRGHALMNLITELGVFYSSLAGWVDGYKNYVSGMHSWLQKCVVQPRDRSGGGNLTLSPRQHLAPPLFVLLGDLSAGMSSLPSEESCDSIKNLAADLKKMYKHQAAEQKKAAKKRSSDAGAERDKSSETESEMATLQGGLTAMFDRLSKLSGAMASLAENVKREAEVAREAYAIGRRTE is encoded by the exons ATGGGTACAACTGCCTCCAAGCAAGACCGCAACACCGCATTGCAGCTCTGCAAGGGTCGTCTGAAACACATTGAACAAGCAATCGATGCAAGGTATGCCCTTTCGGCTGCTCATCTGTCGTACGAGCAGTCTCTGCGCAATGTCGGCGTTGCTTTGAGGCAGTTTGTGGAGTCACACCATGAGGGTGATCCGGACAAGTCCCCTCGCTCTTCGTCTGCTTTACCATCCCCATTGCCACCTGCAGACAATTCTAAAATTTCACTACTGAAAGTGCCCCGCCATTCTGATATTAGTCGCTTGAGGTCAGAAGTAAGCCCATCCTTGACAGTGACAGTCAACCCAAGTGATGGTGATGCTAGTTTTATCAAAAAAGGGCAGCCCATTCTGACTTCGGTTTCACCACCGTTGTCTCCGGAATTTTGCCCCCCATGGGATTTCTTTGAACCAAATGATGTGAGTGAAAATGTTGCTACCCATGTCTCAGAGAACTGCGAGGCAACTTTGGATGATTTTGGTCATGCCGATGATTTTGGTCATGCCGATGGAAGGGATCAAGCTTCCTCGATCAAAAACACTAGTCAAATAGCTGAGGTGCAAGAACAGTTGGGAACACATGGATGTAAAGACCTCGATGACAATTTTGAACATCTTAAGTCAAATCGCAATGACTGTAATGAAATTGAGATTGCTGATACAGACTTACCAAATGACTCAAGCTTACACAAAGAACCTGATCAAGTGCAGACACAGAATGTGGAGGGGCAAAATCCTACACGTACTACTGACAAAAGAAAAATTGAAGCCCACTCTGTAGACAAGGTTAATGTACCAAAAATATCTActgaaagggaagaagaaaggggcaGTTCCATCACCAGCGTATCAAAAGATTTTCTGTCTGATGTGAAAGAACTCGAGCGCCAATTTGCTCGGGCAGCTGAGTGTTGCCATGGGGTCTCAAGGATGCTTGAGACAAGGAAGATTCGACTAAGCTTTTCTACCAAGATAACAG GGAAACCATCATGTGCACTTTCTCTGTCAGCATCCTTGCTCTGCTGCAATGCTGGAAATGTAGCTTCCCATG AATCAGAGCAGCATGTCACAAAAGTGATCGCTTGGAATCGCTCACTTTCATCACGATCTTCATCATATAAGAATCCActattttcagctcaaaaggatgATGACCCTCCAGAAAGCATTAGCGATTTTGTTGAAGAGTTTTGTATGATTTCAGGAAGTCATGCATCCTCTTTAGATAGACTCTATGCTTGGgaaataaagatttatcatgagtTAAAG AATATTGAATCAATCCAGCAGATATACGACGAAAAATGTGCTCAGCTAAGCCATCAATGTGCCAGGGATGCAGATGCCAGGCAAGTTGACAAAACTCGGTTTACTATCAAAGGGTTGTATTCGCGACTCGTGGTAGGAACTGAAGTGCTATACTCAATTTCAAAAACAATTGAGAAGTTGCGAGATGAAGAGTTGCAGCCTCAACTTCTTGAATTACTACAAGG GCAGACACGCATGTGGAGGGTGCTGGAGGAAGTTCACCAAATGCAGCAGAAAATTACCTCTCCAACAGATGCAAAGCTCCCAGCAATGTCTCCTCCAAGCGAGTCGCGCGGACATGCCTTGATGAACCTCATCACTGAACTGGGAGTCTTCTACTCCAGTTTGGCAGGCTGGGTTGATGGTTACAAAAACTATGTGAGTGGTATGCACTCCTGGCTGCAGAAATGTGTGGTGCAACCACGAGACCGGTCAGGGGGAGGAAACCTGACCCTCTCGCCTCGCCAACACCTTGCTCCACCCCTATTTGTTCTCTTGGGGGATTTGTCCGCAGGAATGTCATCGCTCCCGTCTGAAGAATCATGCGATTCCATCAAGAACCTTGCAGCAGATCTCAAGAAAATGTACAAGCACCAGGCAGCAGAACAGAAGAAGGCAGCGAAGAAGAGATCTTCAGACGCTGGGGCAGAGCGTGACAAATCGTCAGAGACTGAATCAGAGATGGCAACCCTGCAGGGCGGTCTGACCGCAATGTTCGATCGACTCTCGAAGCTCTCAGGTGCCATGGCCAGCCTGGCTGAAAATGTGAAACGGGAGGCGGAGGTCGCCCGGGAGGCGTACGCCATCGGTCGCCGCACAGAGTAA